The following coding sequences lie in one Niabella agricola genomic window:
- a CDS encoding M60 family metallopeptidase, translating to MRRSVWALTLGLIMILGYSCKKSTVDVDNGFDVPKDSVHTPVTIGDGTVNTSKYPQARIFPGLVCNEEPRINTTVNMNLKYFDIDQNLRISVPPVPQFSTGLYAAPGELVEVTVPSGMYSLSLQIGAWTDNLTALGALGPINRDPLIVSKVQLAPGKNQVRNLYGGHIYIIPNVSIDNPVSLGFSNVVKSPDYVLGQTNAADWQTAIRKSCVPWLELRGKYTIFTVPREYCVTSPVQDPEALLAEWDVVMKEDFYGWQGLKETPADPMDQSPVLPMRIVMDNNPVVGYGHSGFPIVAFMDMNWFKFSADLNKLKQSKTWGTHHEIGHNNQQGWWSWSTLGETTNNLFIYKTAKRNSLTNPSAWPALHDINAAADQFENLSTKFDRAIAFAAEGNASKNFDGTDTRINDPFARLTPFLQLFEKIPANYKGNGRPDGWGFFPYLYAQARRAVRMPAGDLGKHDFFYETLCEYVKADFQMFFNAWGIQISDIAKNKVAAKYAPYQYDIWNYQPVQKTGGNNDIDYLPTAWAVINFSSDHSEGRVGNLIDNNLTTYWHTNYSPIVPPPHFAVIDLKRALSFSKVAMAHRPNGSATSRPIKNIYIDYSNDNVTWTPVPLANTSADGNYIVTQNINGLQTFNLSSPVSARYVRIRVPNKTDMFTADDLACLAEFRVVQ from the coding sequence ATGAGACGATCTGTTTGGGCGTTAACGCTCGGCTTAATCATGATACTTGGATATTCCTGTAAAAAATCAACGGTGGATGTTGACAATGGCTTTGACGTGCCTAAGGACTCTGTTCACACACCGGTTACAATCGGGGATGGAACTGTTAACACCAGCAAGTATCCTCAGGCCAGGATCTTTCCGGGGCTGGTTTGCAATGAAGAACCCAGAATCAATACTACGGTTAACATGAACCTGAAGTATTTTGACATTGATCAGAATCTCCGGATTTCGGTGCCACCAGTTCCGCAGTTCAGTACCGGCTTATACGCGGCTCCCGGTGAGTTGGTGGAGGTTACAGTACCGAGCGGCATGTATTCCCTTTCCCTTCAGATTGGCGCGTGGACGGATAATCTAACAGCGTTGGGTGCTCTTGGGCCAATTAACAGAGATCCATTGATTGTATCCAAAGTACAGCTTGCTCCAGGTAAAAATCAGGTGCGGAACCTGTATGGAGGACATATTTACATCATTCCAAATGTTTCGATAGATAATCCAGTCAGCCTTGGTTTTTCAAATGTAGTTAAGTCGCCGGATTATGTGCTGGGCCAAACCAATGCTGCAGACTGGCAGACGGCCATCAGAAAGTCTTGTGTTCCCTGGTTAGAGCTACGTGGAAAATACACCATTTTTACAGTACCCCGTGAATATTGCGTTACCAGCCCGGTGCAGGATCCCGAGGCATTGCTGGCAGAGTGGGATGTGGTAATGAAGGAAGACTTTTACGGATGGCAGGGACTGAAAGAAACACCTGCAGATCCCATGGACCAGTCGCCTGTATTGCCAATGCGGATCGTGATGGACAATAATCCGGTAGTAGGGTATGGGCATAGCGGGTTTCCTATTGTAGCCTTTATGGACATGAACTGGTTTAAATTTTCTGCCGATTTAAATAAATTGAAACAGTCTAAAACATGGGGCACCCATCATGAAATAGGGCACAATAACCAGCAAGGCTGGTGGTCCTGGAGCACGTTGGGAGAAACCACTAATAATCTGTTTATTTACAAAACGGCAAAACGAAACTCGTTGACCAACCCTTCGGCCTGGCCTGCATTACATGATATCAATGCAGCGGCGGATCAGTTTGAAAACCTGTCCACTAAATTTGACCGGGCAATCGCTTTTGCTGCAGAAGGCAATGCCAGTAAGAATTTCGACGGTACAGATACCCGGATCAATGATCCGTTTGCAAGACTAACCCCGTTTTTACAGCTGTTTGAAAAAATACCTGCAAATTATAAGGGGAATGGTCGTCCGGACGGATGGGGCTTTTTTCCATATTTGTATGCACAGGCCAGGAGGGCGGTGCGTATGCCAGCCGGCGACCTTGGTAAGCATGACTTTTTTTATGAAACACTCTGTGAGTATGTAAAGGCTGATTTCCAAATGTTTTTCAACGCCTGGGGAATCCAGATCAGTGACATTGCAAAAAACAAAGTGGCTGCTAAATATGCGCCCTATCAATATGATATCTGGAACTATCAGCCGGTTCAAAAAACCGGGGGAAACAACGATATTGACTATTTGCCAACAGCATGGGCCGTAATCAACTTTAGCTCTGATCATTCAGAAGGGCGGGTAGGCAATCTGATCGACAATAACCTGACCACCTACTGGCATACCAATTATAGTCCCATCGTACCGCCGCCCCATTTTGCAGTGATCGATTTGAAACGGGCATTGTCATTTTCAAAAGTGGCAATGGCACACCGGCCCAATGGATCAGCTACCAGTAGACCAATTAAAAATATCTACATAGATTACAGTAATGATAACGTAACCTGGACACCCGTGCCGCTTGCAAACACATCGGCAGACGGAAATTATATTGTTACGCAGAACATTAACGGGCTTCAAACATTTAATCTTTCCTCACCGGTTTCGGCAAGATATGTAAGAATAAGGGTTCCCAATAAAACCGATATGTTTACTGCAGATGACCTGGCTTGTCTTGCAGAGTTTAGAGTGGTTCAATAA